One region of Camelus bactrianus isolate YW-2024 breed Bactrian camel chromosome 20, ASM4877302v1, whole genome shotgun sequence genomic DNA includes:
- the SLC35B3 gene encoding adenosine 3'-phospho 5'-phosphosulfate transporter 2 isoform X3 produces the protein MDLKFNNSRKYISITVPSKTQAMSPHIKSIDDIVVLGINLSRFNKLTQFFICVAGVFVFYLIYGYLQELIFSLEGFKLYGWYLTLVQFAFYSIFGLIELQLIQDKRRRIPGKTYTIIAFLTVGTMGLSNTSLGYLNYPTQVIFKCCKLIPVMLGGVFIQGKRYNVVDVSAALCMSLGLIWFTLADSTVAPNFNLTGVMLISLALCADAVIGNVQEKAMKLHNASNSEMVLYSYSIGFVYILLGLTCTSGLGPAVTFCSKNPVRTYGYAFLFSLTGYFGISFVLALIKIFGALLAVTVTTGRKAMTIVLSFMFFAKPFTFQYVWSGLLVVLGIFLNVYSKNMDKIRLPSVYDLINKAMEVRKSRTLAQTV, from the exons ATGGATCTCAAGTTCAACAACTCCAGGAAATATATTTCCATCACCGTCCCATCCAAAACCCAAGCAATGTCACCACACATCAAGTCAATAGATGACATTGTAGTACTTGGCATAAATCTCAGCAGATTTAACAAACTTACTCAGTTTTTCATATGTGTTGCTGGAGTTTTTGTATTTTACCTTATTTATGGATATTTACAG gaattaatattttcattggaGGGTTTTAAGCTCTATGGCTGGTACCTTACTTTAGTGCAATTTGCATTTTACTCCATATTTGGCCTAATAGAACTTCAGCTTATTCAGGACAAAAGGAGAAG AATACCAGGAAAAACCTACACGATAATAGCTTTTCTAACTGTGGGTACTATGGGGTTGTCAAACACTTCCTTGGGCTACCTGAATTACCCTACCCAAGTCATCTTCAAGTGCTGCAAATTGATTCCTGTTATGCTAGGAGGAGTTTTTATTCAAG GAAAGCGTTACAATGTTGTGGACGTGTCTGCTGCCCTGTGTATGAGCCTCGGCCTGATATGGTTTACCCTGGCTGACAGCACGGTTGCCCCTAACTTCAACCTGACAG GTGTGATGCTCATTTCCCTGGCACTGTGTGCAGATGCTGTCATTGGAAATGTCCAAGAAAAAGCTATGAAACTGCATAACGCTTCTAATTCGGAAATG GTTTTGTATTCGTATTCCATCGGTTTTGTGTACATTCTGTTGGGACTGACCTGCACTAGCGGACTAGGCCCCGCAGTGACATTTTGTTCAAAG AACCCAGTTCGGACCTATGGTTAcgctttccttttctccctcactGGGTATTTTGGAATCTCCTTTGTTCTGGCTTTGATTAAAATCTTTGGCGCACTCCTTGCGGTAACAG TGACAACGGGAAGAAAAGCAATGACCATTGTCCTTTCCTTTATGTTCTTTGCCAAACCATTCACATTTCA GTATGTATGGTCTGGTTTGTTAGTTGTCCTTGGTATATTTCTCAACGTTTATAGCAAAAATATGGATAAAATAAGACTGCCATCAGTATATGATCTGATAAACAAAGCAATGGAAGTGAGAAAGTCAAGGACGTTGGCACAAACTGTATAG
- the SLC35B3 gene encoding adenosine 3'-phospho 5'-phosphosulfate transporter 2 isoform X4: MRAPCEEAAAAEESAGVGQEEKQEDLSPPAKERLNKGEETNKENFGSTECGKIRTMDLKFNNSRKYISITVPSKTQAMSPHIKSIDDIVVLGINLSRFNKLTQFFICVAGVFVFYLIYGYLQELIFSLEGFKLYGWYLTLVQFAFYSIFGLIELQLIQDKRRRIPGKTYTIIAFLTVGTMGLSNTSLGYLNYPTQVIFKCCKLIPVMLGGVFIQGKRYNVVDVSAALCMSLGLIWFTLADSTVAPNFNLTGVMLISLALCADAVIGNVQEKAMKLHNASNSEMVLYSYSIGFVYILLGLTCTSGLGPAVTFCSKNPVRTYGYAFLFSLTGYFGISFVLALIKIFGALLAVTGMYGLVC; encoded by the exons ATGCGAGCACCTTGTGAGGAGGCGGCGGCCGCAGAGGAAAGTGCAGGCGTAGGccaggaggagaagcaggag GACTTGTCTCCTCCGGCAAAAGAAAGACTGAACAAAGGAGAGGAAACCAACAAAGAAAACTTTGGAAGCACTGAATGTGGCAAAATAAGAACAATGGATCTCAAGTTCAACAACTCCAGGAAATATATTTCCATCACCGTCCCATCCAAAACCCAAGCAATGTCACCACACATCAAGTCAATAGATGACATTGTAGTACTTGGCATAAATCTCAGCAGATTTAACAAACTTACTCAGTTTTTCATATGTGTTGCTGGAGTTTTTGTATTTTACCTTATTTATGGATATTTACAG gaattaatattttcattggaGGGTTTTAAGCTCTATGGCTGGTACCTTACTTTAGTGCAATTTGCATTTTACTCCATATTTGGCCTAATAGAACTTCAGCTTATTCAGGACAAAAGGAGAAG AATACCAGGAAAAACCTACACGATAATAGCTTTTCTAACTGTGGGTACTATGGGGTTGTCAAACACTTCCTTGGGCTACCTGAATTACCCTACCCAAGTCATCTTCAAGTGCTGCAAATTGATTCCTGTTATGCTAGGAGGAGTTTTTATTCAAG GAAAGCGTTACAATGTTGTGGACGTGTCTGCTGCCCTGTGTATGAGCCTCGGCCTGATATGGTTTACCCTGGCTGACAGCACGGTTGCCCCTAACTTCAACCTGACAG GTGTGATGCTCATTTCCCTGGCACTGTGTGCAGATGCTGTCATTGGAAATGTCCAAGAAAAAGCTATGAAACTGCATAACGCTTCTAATTCGGAAATG GTTTTGTATTCGTATTCCATCGGTTTTGTGTACATTCTGTTGGGACTGACCTGCACTAGCGGACTAGGCCCCGCAGTGACATTTTGTTCAAAG AACCCAGTTCGGACCTATGGTTAcgctttccttttctccctcactGGGTATTTTGGAATCTCCTTTGTTCTGGCTTTGATTAAAATCTTTGGCGCACTCCTTGCGGTAACAG GTATGTATGGTCTGGTTTGTTAG
- the SLC35B3 gene encoding adenosine 3'-phospho 5'-phosphosulfate transporter 2 isoform X2: protein MFGSQTPPPPDNLDTVHLHPKERADLSPPAKERLNKGEETNKENFGSTECGKIRTMDLKFNNSRKYISITVPSKTQAMSPHIKSIDDIVVLGINLSRFNKLTQFFICVAGVFVFYLIYGYLQELIFSLEGFKLYGWYLTLVQFAFYSIFGLIELQLIQDKRRRIPGKTYTIIAFLTVGTMGLSNTSLGYLNYPTQVIFKCCKLIPVMLGGVFIQGKRYNVVDVSAALCMSLGLIWFTLADSTVAPNFNLTGVMLISLALCADAVIGNVQEKAMKLHNASNSEMVLYSYSIGFVYILLGLTCTSGLGPAVTFCSKNPVRTYGYAFLFSLTGYFGISFVLALIKIFGALLAVTVTTGRKAMTIVLSFMFFAKPFTFQYVWSGLLVVLGIFLNVYSKNMDKIRLPSVYDLINKAMEVRKSRTLAQTV, encoded by the exons ATGTTTGGGTCCCAGACCCCCCCCCCGCCAGATAACCTTGACACCGTCCACCTTCATCCCAAGGAACGTGCG GACTTGTCTCCTCCGGCAAAAGAAAGACTGAACAAAGGAGAGGAAACCAACAAAGAAAACTTTGGAAGCACTGAATGTGGCAAAATAAGAACAATGGATCTCAAGTTCAACAACTCCAGGAAATATATTTCCATCACCGTCCCATCCAAAACCCAAGCAATGTCACCACACATCAAGTCAATAGATGACATTGTAGTACTTGGCATAAATCTCAGCAGATTTAACAAACTTACTCAGTTTTTCATATGTGTTGCTGGAGTTTTTGTATTTTACCTTATTTATGGATATTTACAG gaattaatattttcattggaGGGTTTTAAGCTCTATGGCTGGTACCTTACTTTAGTGCAATTTGCATTTTACTCCATATTTGGCCTAATAGAACTTCAGCTTATTCAGGACAAAAGGAGAAG AATACCAGGAAAAACCTACACGATAATAGCTTTTCTAACTGTGGGTACTATGGGGTTGTCAAACACTTCCTTGGGCTACCTGAATTACCCTACCCAAGTCATCTTCAAGTGCTGCAAATTGATTCCTGTTATGCTAGGAGGAGTTTTTATTCAAG GAAAGCGTTACAATGTTGTGGACGTGTCTGCTGCCCTGTGTATGAGCCTCGGCCTGATATGGTTTACCCTGGCTGACAGCACGGTTGCCCCTAACTTCAACCTGACAG GTGTGATGCTCATTTCCCTGGCACTGTGTGCAGATGCTGTCATTGGAAATGTCCAAGAAAAAGCTATGAAACTGCATAACGCTTCTAATTCGGAAATG GTTTTGTATTCGTATTCCATCGGTTTTGTGTACATTCTGTTGGGACTGACCTGCACTAGCGGACTAGGCCCCGCAGTGACATTTTGTTCAAAG AACCCAGTTCGGACCTATGGTTAcgctttccttttctccctcactGGGTATTTTGGAATCTCCTTTGTTCTGGCTTTGATTAAAATCTTTGGCGCACTCCTTGCGGTAACAG TGACAACGGGAAGAAAAGCAATGACCATTGTCCTTTCCTTTATGTTCTTTGCCAAACCATTCACATTTCA GTATGTATGGTCTGGTTTGTTAGTTGTCCTTGGTATATTTCTCAACGTTTATAGCAAAAATATGGATAAAATAAGACTGCCATCAGTATATGATCTGATAAACAAAGCAATGGAAGTGAGAAAGTCAAGGACGTTGGCACAAACTGTATAG
- the SLC35B3 gene encoding adenosine 3'-phospho 5'-phosphosulfate transporter 2 isoform X1 has translation MRAPCEEAAAAEESAGVGQEEKQEDLSPPAKERLNKGEETNKENFGSTECGKIRTMDLKFNNSRKYISITVPSKTQAMSPHIKSIDDIVVLGINLSRFNKLTQFFICVAGVFVFYLIYGYLQELIFSLEGFKLYGWYLTLVQFAFYSIFGLIELQLIQDKRRRIPGKTYTIIAFLTVGTMGLSNTSLGYLNYPTQVIFKCCKLIPVMLGGVFIQGKRYNVVDVSAALCMSLGLIWFTLADSTVAPNFNLTGVMLISLALCADAVIGNVQEKAMKLHNASNSEMVLYSYSIGFVYILLGLTCTSGLGPAVTFCSKNPVRTYGYAFLFSLTGYFGISFVLALIKIFGALLAVTVTTGRKAMTIVLSFMFFAKPFTFQYVWSGLLVVLGIFLNVYSKNMDKIRLPSVYDLINKAMEVRKSRTLAQTV, from the exons ATGCGAGCACCTTGTGAGGAGGCGGCGGCCGCAGAGGAAAGTGCAGGCGTAGGccaggaggagaagcaggag GACTTGTCTCCTCCGGCAAAAGAAAGACTGAACAAAGGAGAGGAAACCAACAAAGAAAACTTTGGAAGCACTGAATGTGGCAAAATAAGAACAATGGATCTCAAGTTCAACAACTCCAGGAAATATATTTCCATCACCGTCCCATCCAAAACCCAAGCAATGTCACCACACATCAAGTCAATAGATGACATTGTAGTACTTGGCATAAATCTCAGCAGATTTAACAAACTTACTCAGTTTTTCATATGTGTTGCTGGAGTTTTTGTATTTTACCTTATTTATGGATATTTACAG gaattaatattttcattggaGGGTTTTAAGCTCTATGGCTGGTACCTTACTTTAGTGCAATTTGCATTTTACTCCATATTTGGCCTAATAGAACTTCAGCTTATTCAGGACAAAAGGAGAAG AATACCAGGAAAAACCTACACGATAATAGCTTTTCTAACTGTGGGTACTATGGGGTTGTCAAACACTTCCTTGGGCTACCTGAATTACCCTACCCAAGTCATCTTCAAGTGCTGCAAATTGATTCCTGTTATGCTAGGAGGAGTTTTTATTCAAG GAAAGCGTTACAATGTTGTGGACGTGTCTGCTGCCCTGTGTATGAGCCTCGGCCTGATATGGTTTACCCTGGCTGACAGCACGGTTGCCCCTAACTTCAACCTGACAG GTGTGATGCTCATTTCCCTGGCACTGTGTGCAGATGCTGTCATTGGAAATGTCCAAGAAAAAGCTATGAAACTGCATAACGCTTCTAATTCGGAAATG GTTTTGTATTCGTATTCCATCGGTTTTGTGTACATTCTGTTGGGACTGACCTGCACTAGCGGACTAGGCCCCGCAGTGACATTTTGTTCAAAG AACCCAGTTCGGACCTATGGTTAcgctttccttttctccctcactGGGTATTTTGGAATCTCCTTTGTTCTGGCTTTGATTAAAATCTTTGGCGCACTCCTTGCGGTAACAG TGACAACGGGAAGAAAAGCAATGACCATTGTCCTTTCCTTTATGTTCTTTGCCAAACCATTCACATTTCA GTATGTATGGTCTGGTTTGTTAGTTGTCCTTGGTATATTTCTCAACGTTTATAGCAAAAATATGGATAAAATAAGACTGCCATCAGTATATGATCTGATAAACAAAGCAATGGAAGTGAGAAAGTCAAGGACGTTGGCACAAACTGTATAG